Genomic segment of Ralstonia pickettii:
GCGTTCTTGGCCGCGGCCACCTGGATCGTGCGCGCACGGTCGGCTGCCGAAATACCCGTGGTCACACCCTCGGCCGCTTCGATCGATACGGTGAAATTGGTGCCGAACTGCGTGCCGTTGCGGCTCGCCATCATGGGCAGGTCGAGCTGATCGCAATGTTCTTCGGTGAGCGTCAGGCACACCAGGCCGCGCGCGTGCGTGACCATGAAGTTGATGGCTTCTGGCGTGACGAAATCGCTCGCCAGGATCAGGTCGCCTTCGTTCTCACGGTCTTCCTCGTCGACCAGGATGACCATGCGGCCGGCGCGGATTTCGGCAATGATTTCTTCGACTGTGGCGATCGACATGGCGTAGCAGGGGTGCGCGCCGCCGGTCAACTCCCGCCAATCGGTGATTTCGGGGGCCGTGCGACTGCGTAAATGGGAAGCCCGCTATTGTACGCCAAGGCGGCCCCAAGCCAGTGGGGCCAATGGTTCAAACGGCTGCCAGGGGTTGTGTGCCCACGGGCAGGCCAATAGCGGCGTGGGTCAACATGCGTTCCACGTAGCGGGCGATCAGGTCGATCTCCAGGTTGACCTGGCTGCCGGCCTTCAAGTGTTTGAGCGTGGTGACTGCCACGGTGTGCGGGATCAGATTGATCGAGAACTCGCAGCCATCGGCGTCGTCACGGACGGTATTGACCGTAAGCGATACGCCGTTCACCACCACGGAGCCCTTGTAGGCCAGATATTTGCCTAGCTCTGCCGGCGCCCGCACACGCAGTTCGTGGGATTCGTTGACGGGCGCGAAGTGTGTGACCGTGCCCAGGCCGTCCACGTGGCCTGACACGAGGTGCCCCCCGATGTGGTCCGCCAGGCGCAGGGCCTTCTCCAGATTGACCTCGCCCGGGCCTTCCAGCCCGACTGTCTTGGAGAGCGATTCGCGTGACACATCGACCTCGAAACGGTTGTCGGCTTTGGCGACGACCGTCATGCACGCGCCCTGGATGGCAATCGAATCGCCCAAAGCCACGTCTGCAAGCGGCAGGCCGCCGGCGTCGATGGACAAGCGCACGCCGGCATCGGCGTTGTCGCCAAGCGGCGAGACAGTTTCAATTCGGCCAACTGCGGCGACGATTCCGGTGAACATAAGCAATCAATCCGTCGGGTTGCGGCGCGCCAGGATGCGGAGATCGCCCCCGATGCGCGAGATATCGTGAAAGAAGAATTCGGCCGCGCCTTCCAGCGTCTGCAG
This window contains:
- a CDS encoding riboflavin synthase; translation: MFTGIVAAVGRIETVSPLGDNADAGVRLSIDAGGLPLADVALGDSIAIQGACMTVVAKADNRFEVDVSRESLSKTVGLEGPGEVNLEKALRLADHIGGHLVSGHVDGLGTVTHFAPVNESHELRVRAPAELGKYLAYKGSVVVNGVSLTVNTVRDDADGCEFSINLIPHTVAVTTLKHLKAGSQVNLEIDLIARYVERMLTHAAIGLPVGTQPLAAV